The Arachis hypogaea cultivar Tifrunner chromosome 16, arahy.Tifrunner.gnm2.J5K5, whole genome shotgun sequence genome contains a region encoding:
- the LOC112758853 gene encoding probable indole-3-pyruvate monooxygenase YUCCA5, translating to MENLFRLVDHEEFVSKRCIWVNGPVIVGAGPSGLATAACLREQGVPFVVLERQDCIASLWQKRTYDRLKLHLPKQFCQLPKLPFPEDFPEYPSKKQFIQYLESYANHFDINPHFNQCVHSARYDDTSGFWRVKTAEVEYICRWLVVATGENAECVVPEIDGLSSFQGEVIHACDYKSGESFRGKNVLVVGCGNSGMELSLDLVNHQASPSMVVRSSVHVLPREVLGKSTFELAVMMLRWLPLWLVDKIMLLLAWLVLGNVEKYGLKRPSMGPLEMKNTKGKTPVLDIGTLDKIRSGDIKVVPGIKRFNGGGQVELVDGQKLHVDAVVLATGYRSNVPSWLQEGEFFSKNGYPKMPFPHGWKGNGGVYAVGFTKRGLSGASSDAVKIAQDIGKVWKEETKQKQQRTTACHRRCISQF from the exons atggAGAACTTGTTTCGCCTAGTGGATCACGAGGAGTTTGTCTCAAAGAGGTGTATATGGGTGAACGGACCAGTGATTGTTGGGGCAGGACCCTCTGGCCTTGCAACTGCAGCATGCCTGAGAGAACAAGGGGTACCCTTCGTTGTTCTCGAAAGACAAGACTGCATAGCGTCGTTATGGCAGAAAAGAACCTATGACAGGTTGAAGCTTCACCTTCCTAAACAGTTCTGCCAGCTTCCTAAACTTCCTTTCCCTGAAGATTTCCCAGAATACCCTTCAAAGAAGCAATTCATCCAATACCTTGAGTCCTACGCAAACCACTTCGACATCAACCCTCACTTCAACCAGTGCGTTCACTCAGCCAGGTACGACGACACCAGCGGATTCTGGAGGGTTAAGACCGCCGAGGTTGAGTATATCTGCAGGTGGCTCGTCGTTGCGACCGGCGAAAATGCCGAGTGCGTCGTGCCGGAGATCGACGGCCTTTCCAGCTTCCAAGGAGAAGTTATCCACGCTTGTGATTACAAGTCAGGGGAAAGTTTTAGGGGAAAGAATGTTCTTGTTGTCGGATGCGGAAATTCCGGCATGGAACTGTCTCTTGATCTTGTTAACCACCAGGCTTCGCCGTCCATGGTTGTTCGCAGCTCG GTTCATGTTCTTCCAAGAGAGGTTCTTGGGAAATCGACGTTCGAATTGGCGGTTATGATGCTGAGGTGGCTGCCGCTATGGCTGGTGGACAAAATCATGTTGCTATTGGCATGGCTTGTTCTTGGAAACGTGGAGAAGTACGGTCTCAAGAGGCCTTCAATGGGGCCACTGGAGATGAAGAACACAAAGGGGAAAACCCCTGTTTTGGACATTGGAACCTTGGACAAAATCAGATCCGGTGACATCAAAGTTGTGCCGGGAATCAAAAGGTTCAACGGCGGCGGCCAAGTCGAGCTCGTCGACGGCCAGAAGCTCCACGTGGACGCCGTTGTGCTGGCAACCGGATACAGAAGCAATGTCCCCTCTTGGCTTCAA GAAGGGGAATTCTTCTCGAAGAACGGGTACCCAAAGATGCCGTTTCCACATGGATGGAAAGGGAATGGAGGAGTGTATGCTGTAGGGTTCACAAAGAGAGGGCTCTCTGGTGCTTCATCTGATGCTGTGAAAATTGCTCAAGATATTGGAAAAGTGTGGAAAGAAGAGACCAAGCAGAAGCAGCAGCGAACCACTGCTTGCCATAGGCGTTGCATTTCTCAGTTCTGA